The sequence below is a genomic window from Falsibacillus pallidus.
TTTAAAGAACCAGCTATCTTTTCCATCTACGCTCCAGCCCTCTGGACCACCATGGCCAAAAGCTGTACGGAAGCTGTACACTTTCCCGATGTCCCCGGATGCAATCAAGTCCTTTGCTTTTTGATGTGAACGGACAAAGCGCTGGTTGTGGCCGATCATCAATTTCTTCCCGCTTTCCTTTGCCGCCGCAATCATGGAATCCGCTTCTTCATTGGATACCGCCATCGGCTTTTCGCAAAGAACATGTTTTCCTGCTTTCAATGCTGCTACAGTGATGGGGGCATGAAGGTAGTTCGGTGTGCATACGCTTACTGCCTGGATGTCAGTATCCTTCAAAAGGTCCTCGTAATTCGAGTAAGCTTTTGCCTCGTATTTTCCTGCATGATATTCTGCACGCTCCACTTGGATGTCGCAAAAAGCCGCAAGTTCAACTGCAGGGTGGTTCGCATATTCCGGGATATGGCGATGGGTGGCAATGCTTCCGCATCCAATGACGCCTACTTTGATTTTTGACATAACTATTTCCTCCTTTTTATTTCTCTTTTATGGATTCCAACGGCTGTGCATTTCCATAGACCGGTCTTTTGCGGTCGATAGGTGAAGCCCATTTTACTGCATTGGAAATGACTCTTTGGATTTCTTTGTTGTGATAGGTCGGATAGGTTTCATGGCCAGGGCGGAAGTAGAAAATCTTCCCGTTTCCTCTTCTATACGTACAGCCGCTTCTGAACACTTCTCCGCCTTCAAACCAGCTCATGAAGACAAGCTCATCCGGTGCAGGGATGTCAAAATGCTCCCCGTACATCTCTTCTTGCTGGAGTTCGATATATTCCCCAATGCCATTTGTAATCGGATGGCTTGGATCTACTACCCAAAGTCGTTCTTTCTCGCCTGCTTCTCTCCATTTCAGATCGCAGGAGGTCCCCATCAATTTTTTGAAAACTTTTGAGAAATGTCCGGAGTGCAAGACAATCAGCCCCATGCCTTCCCACACTCGCTCGACCACTTTATCGACGATTGCGTCAGAAACTTCTTCATGGGCGATGTGCCCCCACCAGACTAGTACATCCGTTTTGTTTAAGACCTCATCAGAAAGGCCGTGCAGTTCTTCATCAAGGGTTGCAGTGCCAACATCATATCCATCTTCTTTCAAGGCATTGGCAATGGCGC
It includes:
- a CDS encoding ThuA domain-containing protein; amino-acid sequence: MHITVWNEYRHEKKNPLVSEIYPEGIHGAIANALKEDGYDVGTATLDEELHGLSDEVLNKTDVLVWWGHIAHEEVSDAIVDKVVERVWEGMGLIVLHSGHFSKVFKKLMGTSCDLKWREAGEKERLWVVDPSHPITNGIGEYIELQQEEMYGEHFDIPAPDELVFMSWFEGGEVFRSGCTYRRGNGKIFYFRPGHETYPTYHNKEIQRVISNAVKWASPIDRKRPVYGNAQPLESIKEK
- a CDS encoding Gfo/Idh/MocA family protein, with product MSKIKVGVIGCGSIATHRHIPEYANHPAVELAAFCDIQVERAEYHAGKYEAKAYSNYEDLLKDTDIQAVSVCTPNYLHAPITVAALKAGKHVLCEKPMAVSNEEADSMIAAAKESGKKLMIGHNQRFVRSHQKAKDLIASGDIGKVYSFRTAFGHGGPEGWSVDGKDSWFFKKEEASIGAMGDLGVHKTDLLRYLLDAEIVEVSGFADTLAKEATVDDNAVCILKTDTGIIGTLAASWSYTAGEDNSTIIYGEKGIIRLEDDPNYSLIVQYKNGETVRYELGKIQSNDEGGQQSSGVINHFIDAIIHDKDVLIPGEEGKKSLAVILAAMESSLTGKHVKLND